A stretch of DNA from Xyrauchen texanus isolate HMW12.3.18 chromosome 31, RBS_HiC_50CHRs, whole genome shotgun sequence:
gttattgtctgtatgaatgatgagattTGGCTTTGAattgaggccttctcatgggtgttaCGTTCcacgtgtttttgtgttttgctttctcttttcttttgtgCTCTTTTTCTATTCGCGCTTCTGGGACGTGACTCATTGGCTGCTTGTCAGGTGTGATGTCATCGTGTTATTCATCACCTGTGACGTCCACCAATCCCTGGACGCTTCCGCTGATTTAAAAGCCCCATTGAAGAGAAGCGTGATAAAGCAGCGCCAGATCTCAGCACACATCCATGCGTTGATTGTTGGTAGAATTAAGTTTACGTGTATgtcttgtgattattattatttatgttgatacCTACTTGTTGGTTCAGAGATGGTTAAACTTGGTTATAAATTTGTGAGTATGACTAATGACTGAAATTGAGCACAGTTTACCTTGTTCTAAAACAGCGTTGTACGCAGTAGCCCAACTGTAGACCAATTAGAGTGAAGCTTGTATTGTGAGTTGTCTAATCCTCATTCTGTCTCTGCAATTAAGAAAGACCACGGTAGATAGCATTCTAATTGTTAGTTTAGTTGGAGAGCGGTCGTCattcattgttgttttgtttgtttagttagttAGTATAGTTTAGGTAAGGCGTCGACTACGCTGAAGATTGCAGGTtgttttctgcattttctttttggtAGTTAGTTCTAGAGGTTTTGGGTTAAATAGATATGGGGGTTATGTTTTGATTATTTCGTTAATTTGACGACCCTCTTGCTtttttggttattcatgttttcttttcttttacattCACTATATATTTTGTAACGTCCTCACTATTCGGTGACTGAATAAACGTTTTCAACTTTAAGGACCTAGTTTCTATGATTGTTTTTTTCCACCTGCTCATCTAGCCGCAGTACCTCACTTAACTGTTACGCAATAACATCTTTTAAACACGTAACAGTGAACCCTATGAGCTTTCTCGGGATGTCGAGTCACGAGCTCCCTTGGACCTCAAatggcatggacctggttccAGCGAGATCttgagaagaccacgagggaagagtcagaacGAAGTCTGAGCTGTCCACAGAGCAGGAGAGATGACGAGAGAGATGAGGGgaagcgtgttcttcctgtttggaaacatttgaactgaaattggccgcatccccaaaggtgtcctgtgccaatcagaagtgaattttcagagtcacatggtcaactgggctgtcttttctgacagttgatttatggtcctttgttctcccactcaaaaatagtgcatatttaatcatgaacatttatatcttgagaatggtataAGAGACACGATATTCGTTGTGATCAGCTTTCTCTGTATATGCCAGCGAACGCTtaaatactaaacatgacatatttttcatgaatattatacgtgtagttaacaaaacatgaacatccctggttacaaaaccatactggttaattcagtggttatacaacatggatgaaacattacacacattttaaagaggtacatcaggctataatcattaatttgtcagttatacaagttaccacagttcaaagccaTTTTCAGAATTACCAAGCAAGACTAggcattgtgtgtgggtccatgcggtcttgtatattttataggattgatacagcaaagtactgtgacttttgTGAGAtatttctggattaaggaatgtccttttaagatgctgtttgctgaacaatgatcacAATGTCATGCAATCTGATGAGcctaagtgtagcaaactggtttatatcggaggacagaaTCTTGAGTGTCCCGAGTCTCTCGGGAACTCCAAaagtgtgttctgtcttttattgcttcaaTCTTTGAATTTAAGGCCTCTTTTCGgagaagttttcaagtcatatgggatctagacaagtctctttgttagttttattggccagatgttagACTAAGACCAATGTCTTTCCATTTATGActttgtggaattccaggattaagatagggtaaatcctagattgaaatcatgttgtttcaattattctgcatggataatCAAAAACAAAGGCACCAAACGAGCAAGGTGTGAAATGCCCTTAAACTACAATACATTTCCTCTCGTAAAataactcccttatattaaacacattaaattaatcatatacatattgaaaaaattGCTGACCAATTGAGATgggtatgctagatatgataAAACTGCATAAAATTAAAACTCCCCCCTCGTTGCGTCACTGCATGCAAGAACATTGTTCGGTTCTGTTCCTGGAATTGTGCATCATTGCAGGTATGTCATTGCCGGCCGACATCAAGCATTGCggggtaagtatctgtgcaattgcgaggtcagctcaaggtgcttttatatatcaaatttgacactgttagcaaggttgagctcatttgctgaaaaaacatcatgcaataaTGTAAAAGCAGGTTTCTAGTgtgcaagcaaatgtgagtgaaaattactgcgtgtgaatgtggaaaataattTGGCCACACcggatgtctgacacctgtcatcaaagcatGAACTTATgcaatcagaatcaaaactccctgtttatctaaccttaaatacaaatgacgttttaaacacacaaaaaaagacaaactaaAATTGTTGAAGTGTGTGAGTCTGGTGAAACAGTGAAGGATCAActttacttgctatcactaaaCTACGTCACCTAGCGGTGTGCTGGGCTGGCGAATAAAGATATTTGTGTGATGCACGACACCTGAGTAGATGCATTTTTGTTTTACCACAGAAGATTGGGTTATTTCATTGCAAACTTATCTGAccttaaagggatactccagctgtgggaagatgaatgtgtatttaatagtggtcatttatgtagtagaaatgtgaaattatttttgaatttgaagcattctagactgagaaaaagctaaaaatgtattttttactcatgtggctgaaagacaacaactcccagaaTGCACTTGCTTTGCCGCACTTACGAGGCCACTCCCAAACCACGAAATAGTAAACACAACGTTAGTAATGCTGAACTatttgcacatacagtatgtacgcatacatgaaaatataacaatagcTCAGCTGACTACGCGGGAACAACATTGTGATTATGCCGGGTGTCCAAACTCTGTACATAACGTCTtagtaacaaaaagaaatacaaaacaaatactcactttacactAAGCCGTCCATTTGTCCCTGCAGGCTTTGGCAGGCGTTTCCAATTTATCTCTGGGGTCCTGAAATAAGTTTCCAGGACCCCCCTGTCCATGTGTGGTACAAAACTTGGGTGCTCAGTTACACATGCTAGCGGTGCAGTTTCATCAGCGGATTCAGCGATCTCAGAAGAAAATGGCATCGCTGAAATTCGCGACAGCAATAGGACTCTATCTGTTTGCATAGACGCACAGCGAGAGCGCTGACACCACCAGTTCGCCAGCTGCTCCGCGAACAGCAGCTGCTCCGGCCGCCTCTTGTCCCTCCATCTCCCGCAACTGTTCGTCGCTGTATTGCGGCTCGTATAGGTAGCCGCGAGCATCCGATTCACACAAAAGATCTTCGAAATCCCCATCTGTCATTACTTCAAAACTTTCTTCCGCCATCGTGATTAGACtattatacaaagttttacagAGCAAGAGCCTGTTAGTTTAGCTTAAAGATGGCTGACACTATCTTTACATTCTATGAGTAAGATCCCGCCTCATGGGCGTGGTGAAAACAATCCTCCGATGATTTTTTCcagactaaaaatgaaattttctctcatatcatggggatatgagggggggaagcagggtaattctaaaatactactggttttctactgatacaaagcttaatgctaAATCCTGGAGTAATCCTTTAAttacaaccattttggtgtttctatactagagggcacacaaaatatttttttccagtgaGACATACTTAAACTgggtttaaatgttattttagactaaTGAAATTAAAAGAACTGTAAATCTCAGAACTTTATTTttgtacccccattgtcacctcacatacctcagtttgggaaacactgtagTAGAGGAATATAGCTGATAAAATGTGTCTGATGAGAAGGTAAaagttttttccacattctgttggttgggagcagaggtatTGAAGCCTTAATATACTTTTTAATATGAGTTAAAAAGTAATGGAGACCTGTggaaagttacatttttaaactttaaatgttGACCCTTCTTGTGTTCCCTAGACATTTACATTTGGAGAAAATATTTGCATATTGTGTTCCCTTCAATTATATCCAAAATATTCTATagttggttttaaaaaaaaagtctttatcTTTAGACAACCTGAAGGAACCCTGTATGAATAAaccaaacaaaaatcacaaatataTACTGGACATTTGTCGTGTTCTGCAATTAAAGGTGTAAAACATTTAACTAATTAAaacttattgtgtttattgtagagctgatggaagtgagagaagaatgtgaagagctgaatgaagtggaggaggaaCAACAACATGATTTCATAacgggaaaaaaatatttaagtggcTCAAAGACAGAAGACAATTTCTCACCTAAAAATCCTCGAAGATCAGCCAAGaaatctttcacctgctctcagtgtggaacatGTTTCACATGTAAAAGCTATCTTAAtaaacacatgagagttcatactggagagaaaccttacaagtgccatcagtgtggaaaaagttttggaTATGCAACCAGTCTCAAGATTCATCTCTTTAGTCACTCTGGAGAAAAGCCATttgaatgtgatcagtgtggtaaaACATTCGCTCTGACACGGTACCTAAAAACacatctgaaaactcacacaaatgagaagccttacaagtgttctttttgtggaaagagttttacatgCCTGTTCTATTTGAAagagcaccagaaaatacataccAGTGTAGCGGCTCAtgtgtgctttgaatgtgggaagtTCTTTATTACAGCTGGCAACTTGAAACAgcaccaaagaattcatactggagagaaaccttacaagtgctcacactgtggaaagagtttcactcagtcagaacacctgaaaacacacgagagaattcatactggagagaaaccttacaagtgctcacactgtgaaaagagtttcactcattcaGTAAGCCTGAaatcacacgagagaattcatacaggagagaaaccatacaagtgctcacactgtgaaaagagtttcactcactcAAAAAACCTGAAAACTCATGAGAGAATTCATagtggagagaaaccttacaagtgttcacactgtgaaaagagtttcaatgtgtcacaaaacctgaaaacacatgagagaattcatactggagagaaaccatacaagtgctcacactgtgaaaagagtttcactcattcaGTAAGCCTGAaatcacacgagagaattcatacaggagagaaaccatacaagtgctcacactgtgaaaagagtttcactcactcaaaaaacctgaaaacacacgagagaattcatactggagagaaaccatacaagtgctcacactgtgaaaagagtttcactcactcaaaaaacctgaaaacacacgagagaattcatactggagagaaaccatacaagtgctcacactgtgaaaagagtttcactcagtcagaacacctgaaaacacatgagagaattcatacaggagagaaaccttacaagtgctcacactgtgaaaagagtttcactcactcaaataacctgaaaacacatgagagaattcatacaggagagaaaccttacaagtgctcacactgtgaaaagagtttcactcactcaaaaaacctgaaaacacatgagagaattcatacaggagagaaacattacaagtgctcacactgtgaaaagagtttcactcactcaaataacctgaaaacacatgagagaattcatacaggagagaaaccatacaagtgctcacactgtggaaagagtttcactcagtcagaacacctgaaaacacacgagagaattcatacaggagagaaaccttacaagtgctcacactgtggaaagagtttcacacagtcacaaaccctgaaatcacatgagagaattcatactggagagaaactttACCActcagggcctgaaattcatttctgaaaatgGGGAGGGAATTCCCCCCTAAAGCCCTCGATATACTTCctatgaaattaaataaagaatgggtgtgacataatttagaacaaaatctggccaaaaaggtgttaattaaattaaatggtcctatttctacattactatgtcaggataattataatggaattagttgtgtttgacaaccgttataatttagataaatggaAAATAACTCGattatttgtttgaataaaattctccattcTTAAAATTTGTGATACAATATCTCGttttatcagctcacaatttctactgtagtgaattagctttaataagagaattatgattaattctgtaTAAAATGTGTGGCAATGATAAAAGTCTGTCTTTTGTATTCAACAGAAGAGATAAtctcatgcaggtttggaacaagattAGGGTAAATTATGatcatttcattttggggtgaactattcttttaaactttattttaaacttttttgtttcCCAATGATGTCTGAATGTGTGTTGCTTTATTAGATAAAGACTCCAAATTATAGGAACATTTAGGAAAtgtcaatggaaataaaacactgGTCACTtcagattttcctgtataatgcaacaaaatatatttttatatttgaaagaaatgaaagaaatAGTACCTTGTGGTGTTATGCCAATGAGATATTTCATTGTGTGCCTGCTTTTGTAGTTTGAATATGTCTGTGCCTTTGCACGTAGATTTTGTGCCCTTTCTATGAAAAGCTCAAAGCAGTCAATAATAACAGTAACACGATTACCAAACATCTCTACATACTGATGTGGCATGCCTGTATACAATGTCGCTTTGGCCAGTACACAAAAGGGCTGAGGTGTGCATGCAGTACATTGATGGTCTCAATGAACAGATTGGATGCGGTTTGTCGGCTAATGTCAAAGAGGTGTGCAAGATGTTCAACAGGCAGATCAAGTCTTAAGCGCATAAGGGTCAGGAGGAGCATTTGAAAATGGGagagttttctttcttttgtttttggtagacTGGGAATGATTTGTATCAGCACACCCATCAATAGACTGAAAGATGGAAGGCCAGTGTAATACTTCACCTTTGAATCATTGTCTTTGAGAAAAATCTCATCAAGGGCCTTTTTGGAGAGCTCTCCCTTCAGTTTTCGATTGTCCTCCTGCAAGCGGATTATTTCTTTGAGTCTGAGGCCACACATGGTGCACTTCTGCTGTTCATCTGCATTCCCCACTGGAGCACCATCATCCCCTGATGTTTCAGTTTCCATATCTTCCTCTATCCCTGCATTGTCTGGGGTTGGTGGCAGGGGCAGGGGCTGAGTCTCTTGTCCTTCCATCTCAGCCACGGGTGCAGAGTAGTCTGATTGTAATAACAATAAGAAGAATACACTGTAAATCTCTGTACTTGCCTGATGCCCAGGGCccacttttt
This window harbors:
- the LOC127624967 gene encoding zinc finger protein 883-like isoform X2, whose product is MFIMREQVDVIHAGEQQMLQTPLKMCSVKLLDCRNLMKMRGETTAVVQQSDDDDDDDDDETTAEDQLSDDDDYFIPSELMEVREECEELNEVEEEQQHDFITGKKYLSGSKTEDNFSPKNPRRSAKKSFTCSQCGTCFTCKSYLNKHMRVHTGEKPYKCHQCGKSFGYATSLKIHLFSHSGEKPFECDQCGKTFALTRYLKTHLKTHTNEKPYKCSFCGKSFTCLFYLKEHQKIHTSVAAHVCFECGKFFITAGNLKQHQRIHTGEKPYKCSHCGKSFTQSEHLKTHERIHTGEKPYKCSHCEKSFTHSVSLKSHERIHTGEKPYKCSHCEKSFTHSKNLKTHERIHSGEKPYKCSHCEKSFNVSQNLKTHERIHTGEKPYKCSHCEKSFTHSVSLKSHERIHTGEKPYKCSHCEKSFTHSKNLKTHERIHTGEKPYKCSHCEKSFTHSKNLKTHERIHTGEKPYKCSHCEKSFTQSEHLKTHERIHTGEKPYKCSHCEKSFTHSNNLKTHERIHTGEKPYKCSHCEKSFTHSKNLKTHERIHTGEKHYKCSHCEKSFTHSNNLKTHERIHTGEKPYKCSHCGKSFTQSEHLKTHERIHTGEKPYKCSHCGKSFTQSQTLKSHERIHTGEKLYHSGPEIHF
- the LOC127624967 gene encoding zinc finger protein 665-like isoform X4, whose translation is MSVVKLIMATFSKHLKMNSHTSLYLFGTAVSEMIQILHKASKTHILNNRKGLVIQHNKMFIMREQVDVIHAGEQQMLQTPVKIEVKQEEIKEENTTEEQQTDEDDDDEQQMLQTPVKMCSVKLLDCRNLMKMRGETTAVVQQSDDDDETTAEEQLSDDDDFIPSELMEVREECEELKEVEEEQQHGFITGEKSLSGSKTEDNFSPKNPRRSAKISFTCSQCGTCFPCKSKLSKHMRVHVGEKPYTCHQCGKSFAYATSLKIHLFCHSGEKPFECDKCGKTFALTRYLKIHLKTHTNEKPYKCSFCGKSFKHHFYLKDHQKIHTGVAAHMCFKCGKFFITANSLKQHQRIHTGEKPYKCSHCGKSFTLSQTLKSHESIHTGEKPYKCSHCEKSFTLSEHLKSHERIHTGEKPYKCSHCEKRFAWSNNLKSHERIHTGEKPYKCSHCGKSFTQSQNLKSHERIHTGEKPYKCSHCGKTFNRTCYLNKHMRVHTGEKPYKCHQCGKSFGYATSLKIHLFSHSGEKPFECDQCGKTFALTRYLKTHLKTHTNEKPYKCSFCGKSFTCLFYLKEHQKIHTSVAAHVCFECGKFFITAGNLKQHQRIHTGEKPYKCSHCGKSFTQSEHLKTHERIHTGEKPYKCSHCEKSFTHSVSLKSHERIHTGEKPYKCSHCEKSFTHSKNLKTHERIHSGEKPYKCSHCEKSFNVSQNLKTHERIHTGEKPYKCSHCEKSFTHSVSLKSHERIHTGEKPYKCSHCEKSFTHSKNLKTHERIHTGEKPYKCSHCEKSFTHSKNLKTHERIHTGEKPYKCSHCEKSFTQSEHLKTHERIHTGEKPYKCSHCEKSFTHSNNLKTHERIHTGEKPYKCSHCEKSFTHSKNLKTHERIHTGEKHYKCSHCEKSFTHSNNLKTHERIHTGEKPYKCSHCGKSFTQSEHLKTHERIHTGEKPYKCSHCGKSFTQSQTLKSHERIHTGEKLYHSGPEIHF
- the LOC127624967 gene encoding zinc finger protein 883-like isoform X3, translated to MLIMREQVDVIHAGEQQMLQTPVKMCSVKLLDCRNLMKMRGETTAVVQQSDDDDFIPSELMEVREECEELNEVEEEQQHDFITGKKYLSGSKTEDNFSPKNPRRSAKKSFTCSQCGTCFTCKSYLNKHMRVHTGEKPYKCHQCGKSFGYATSLKIHLFSHSGEKPFECDQCGKTFALTRYLKTHLKTHTNEKPYKCSFCGKSFTCLFYLKEHQKIHTSVAAHVCFECGKFFITAGNLKQHQRIHTGEKPYKCSHCGKSFTQSEHLKTHERIHTGEKPYKCSHCEKSFTHSVSLKSHERIHTGEKPYKCSHCEKSFTHSKNLKTHERIHSGEKPYKCSHCEKSFNVSQNLKTHERIHTGEKPYKCSHCEKSFTHSVSLKSHERIHTGEKPYKCSHCEKSFTHSKNLKTHERIHTGEKPYKCSHCEKSFTHSKNLKTHERIHTGEKPYKCSHCEKSFTQSEHLKTHERIHTGEKPYKCSHCEKSFTHSNNLKTHERIHTGEKPYKCSHCEKSFTHSKNLKTHERIHTGEKHYKCSHCEKSFTHSNNLKTHERIHTGEKPYKCSHCGKSFTQSEHLKTHERIHTGEKPYKCSHCGKSFTQSQTLKSHERIHTGEKLYHSGPEIHF
- the LOC127625029 gene encoding uncharacterized protein LOC127625029 — protein: MFHSGKPAYEMLECDPDWAPSLYLGHTEVKATNTDRFKRFRRRVTRSQQQQSPSLGTDNTGPEAYLDNAAPLYPDNTTPATEMEGPVNPPPSPGTVHTSHETELNEAAHLFLDYSAPVAEMEGQETQPLPLPPTPDNAGIEEDMETETSGDDGAPVGNADEQQKCTMCGLRLKEIIRLQEDNRKLKGELSKKALDEIFLKDNDSKVKYYTGLPSFSLLMGVLIQIIPSLPKTKERKLSHFQMLLLTLMRLRLDLPVEHLAHLFDISRQTASNLFIETINVLHAHLSPFVYWPKRHCIQACHISM
- the LOC127624967 gene encoding zinc finger protein 883-like isoform X1, producing the protein MMFIMREQVDVIHAGEQQMLQTPLKMCSVKLLDCRNLMKMRGETTAVVQQSDDDDDDDDDETTAEDQLSDDDDYFIPSELMEVREECEELNEVEEEQQHDFITGKKYLSGSKTEDNFSPKNPRRSAKKSFTCSQCGTCFTCKSYLNKHMRVHTGEKPYKCHQCGKSFGYATSLKIHLFSHSGEKPFECDQCGKTFALTRYLKTHLKTHTNEKPYKCSFCGKSFTCLFYLKEHQKIHTSVAAHVCFECGKFFITAGNLKQHQRIHTGEKPYKCSHCGKSFTQSEHLKTHERIHTGEKPYKCSHCEKSFTHSVSLKSHERIHTGEKPYKCSHCEKSFTHSKNLKTHERIHSGEKPYKCSHCEKSFNVSQNLKTHERIHTGEKPYKCSHCEKSFTHSVSLKSHERIHTGEKPYKCSHCEKSFTHSKNLKTHERIHTGEKPYKCSHCEKSFTHSKNLKTHERIHTGEKPYKCSHCEKSFTQSEHLKTHERIHTGEKPYKCSHCEKSFTHSNNLKTHERIHTGEKPYKCSHCEKSFTHSKNLKTHERIHTGEKHYKCSHCEKSFTHSNNLKTHERIHTGEKPYKCSHCGKSFTQSEHLKTHERIHTGEKPYKCSHCGKSFTQSQTLKSHERIHTGEKLYHSGPEIHF